The Hyphomicrobium sp. 99 genome contains the following window.
CTGATCGCTGCTCGCGATGATGCGCTCGCGAACCCGGCGCGAGGCGAGAATTTGCATTTTGGCGGGATCGGCCGAGACGGCGCGCAGAACCTTCTCCCGCGGCCCGGGCTTCAATCCCGAAAGATAACCGGCGAGCTCCCGAAGCTCGTCCTCCGAAAGCGATCTGAGAAGGCTGTCGAGATCGCCCGAGCTGAGCGTGAACAGCATCTCTCGTGCATCCGGCGGGACGCTCGCAATCCGTATGATCGCAATCCGGTCATTGAGAGCCAGAATACGGTCGAGCGACGCGCGGGTGAGGTCCTTCGGCGAAATGCGTTTATGCAACTCGTAGTCAGTCACCTTTCCGAGTTGATCGCCCGCAAGCGCGGTCCAATCGAGCCCGGCTCCGATGGACTTCAGGTCGCGAGCGATTTCGAGGCCCTTGTCCGGCATCAGGTGCACGGCGCTGTTCAGCGATCCGTCCTTCAGGCGGCTGAGAATGGCAGGCTCGCCTTCCGAGGCGACCAGAATCGACACCACCTCATCAAGCCGAGGCAAGGCATCGGGCTTCACACCATCCAGGAATTTCCGGAACTCGCCGTTCTCGTCCGCGACCCTCAGAACGAGCGCGTGCGCCCGCCGGAACGTCTGCCAAACGTTGATGACGTTATCGGCCGCGGCGTTCGCGATCTCCGCAACGTGTTCGTTCATCTGCTCACGAAGAGTATTGGCTAGCTCTTCGCGAACCTTATCCTTAGTCGCCGGAGCCTTCATTTCGGTGGCGATGATCGGCAGCACGCCGTTGCGGAAGTCCCAGAGGTCCTTTGCGATGAGGACAAGGCCGACGCCGCCCGCCACGACCGATACAAGTCGTGAAAGCACGCTGCCGACGATGCGCTGGCCGACGCGCTCCGCCAGATTGGCAAGCTGGCGCCGCACGATGAGGATCGTCGCTCCAGCGAGGCCCCCGCTCGATTCTTTCAGTACCGAACCTGCCGACACGCCGCTCGACCCTTTGCTGGGATCAACGACGACGCCCTTGCTCGCGTCGCTGGCTAGGGCATCGGCGACGGCGCTTCCATAGCGAGGCCCGACGTAGGCCTTCAGGCAGTCGAGGAGAGGTCCCGTCGCGTCAGAGCTCGCGAATTCGATCGATTTGCCGACCTCCGTCGCAACGCCCGATGCCAGATCCTCGATCGCGGTCTTCACGGCATCCGAGCGGTAAACCCGTTCGGCGACTGCGGTGGCGAGCTGTTGCGACTTTTCGCTGTCGGCAAGCGACTGAAGCCGGTCCGACCAGCTCGTCTCGCTTGTTATCTCGGCAACCGCGATATCGACGCGGTTATCGATGATCTGGTCGAGATTGCGTTGCCGCCACTGGTCGGCGACTAAGGCCTTGTAGTCGATAGATTTTGTGCCATTCGTGATCGCGTCTGTCGCGATGGTGACGACGGCGGCCCTGAGCGCAGCGTCATCCTTGGCCTGGCAAGCCTCATAATCCGCCCTGCTGATGGGCTCGGCAACGGCAGTCCGCAGCGGAAGCTGGCACAACACCATTGCCGCAGCGGTCAGCAGCGATACGGGCAGACGCAAGGAAACGGTCACTTCAGCTCAGTCCCCGGCAGATCCTACCGGTGTGTTTCCGCGGGAACGCGGCCGGTAACGCCAGTTTAAGTATAAAGCATCGATTACGCGGGAACAGTGTCTAGAAGCTAGCGGTTGCTGGATAATCGTCTTGGCCAGATTCGATTTCGCCACCAGTTCAAAAAAGAAACTTCATCTCGAAGGAGCTCTCAATCCTGAAGAACCAAAGTTTCCCCCAGGAAGGCGTAGCCATGTGCCGCAATGCAGCAACATTTAGCGGCAAACTGCGGCGCGGCATGAAGTCCGCCTTAACCAATCGTAAGTAACCTGACGTCAAAACATATGGTGTTTTCAGCTACTTCGTCATACCTTCACAAACTGAATCTGAACTGCGAGTATCTGCAAAAAAGCTCAAATCCGCGGCGACGCGACAAAGTTGCGTTGGCATCCGAAGCGCCCACGTCGTAATTAGCGTCCCACAGGGTAATAACGAGTTCAACGTAGGTAATGAAAAACCAAGAAAAATTTCAGCCTCCTCGCGGAAGCGTTTACATCCCCGGCGGGAAATCGGGCGTTTTGCTGGTTCACTCCTTGGGCGGATCGCCGCTTGAGATGAAAGCAGTCGCGCATGCCCTCTCCCGCAAGGGATTGACGGTGTATTGCCCCGTGGTTCCGGGCCTCACCTTCGGTACCGACGTCTCTGGCCTTTCGACGTGGCAGGACTGGTACAAGTCGGTTTCGGACGCATTCGATCATTTGCGCAGCGTTTGCGACAACGTCATCATCGGTGGCGCTTCAGCCGGCTCTATCCTGGCTTTGAGGCTCGCAGCCTACCGTCAAGACCAAGCCTGTGGCGTGATGCTTTACGCGCCGACGCTTGCAGTCAACGGCTGGGCCATTCCGAAGGCCATCAAGCTGTTCCATCTTGTCACCGACAAGTGGACCGCCCGCCTTTTCAAGTTTCGTACCCCGGCTCCCTACGGCATCAAGGATGAGCGCGTACGTAAATTCGCGCTCGATTCGATGCGCGGCACCGATAACATGCCGGCCGACATTACCGAGCGCGGCGGCGGCACCGTCTATGAATTCTTCTGCCTCGTGCGCAACGTCCGGCCGATGCTGCCGCTCGTGAAGCTTCACACGCTGATCTTCCATCCCCGCCACGACGACCAGAGCGACATCAAGAATACGATGGCACTCCAGCGTCAGCTCGGCGGCATGGTCGAAGTTTCCGTTCTCGACGACAGCTACCACTTGGTCACGCTCGATCGTCAGCGCGGCTATGTCGTTGACCGGACAATGGAATTTGTTGACCGCGTGCTGGCCCGTCAGGCCGACAAGGTCGCAGTTCAAAAGCCTGCGTCGACCGGCACCAAGCAGCTAGGCGCGGCTGAGTAGCCGCCGCCTTTCTCGACATCGATTTCGTATATGGCACTATCGTGAAAAGGCGGCTCCAACAGATGTTGGCGCCGCCTTTTGTGTTTCAGAAATGGGTCTTCGATCAGTTCGAGGCAACCGGCGGCTGGGCCTTCGGCTGAGGCTGTGTCGCCACTGCCTTCTCGGGCGGCTTTTTCTTCTTATGCGTCGCGGCCGCGACGTCGGTGGCTCCCGCTTTAGAGGCGCCGGAAGCAGAGGTGCCGGAAGCGGTCTTGCTCGGCTTCTTCGTTGCGCCGGTCGCCTGCTTCTGCTTCTTCGCGTCGCCCGGATGGACAGCCTCCGGCGCCGAGGCCGCATCGGGAGCGCAGGACGGCAAATCGGCAGGAGCGCGCGTCCAGATGAACGACTTGCCCAAAAAGCGCATGCCCTTGTAGCCGGTCACCTTGAGCGTATCGGGACCGACGAGATCAAGCGCAACGCTATAGGATTTGCCTTCCTTCGGATCGTAAACCCAGCCGTTGTCGAAACCGCCGCCGGAGAGCTGCTCGAGATCACCCAACACCGGCAGGCCGCAAATCGGACGCGTACGCTGCGAAGCATCGGGATTGTATCTGTCGACCTTGGGTTGGCCGTCGCCAGCCATCGGCTCTTGCAGCCAATAGATCTTTCCGCACAGCGTCGTCGGCGTGCAGATCTCGATTTTGACGGCGCCTTTCCCCGTGTCGTCATACCAGACGCCGACCTCTTGTGGATCGGCCGCAGCTGGGGCAGGGCGGATGGTGGTACCGAGTAAGCAGGTTGCGGCTACGAGTGCAGCGGCTGAACAATTCGCAATATTGAAGCTACGCATGACAATAAACCGCAGATGAAAGTTCAACTTGATTACTCCTATGCCCCGAAAGCGGCAAAACATTGGAACTTATTTGTTAAACGGTTGCTAAGGCTTTCGGAGAAATCGTCACGATGCCGACGATTAACCTCTGTCAGGGTGCGAAAGCGGAACGTGACGCGGCGAGTTTTGGAGTTTGGCTGTGGTGGCAGCGAGACAATAGAGCTATATGACCCTGCGTGAGGCGCGCCGGTATTAATGCGGAGTTCGCGCCCTTTGTAGGCCCTAAGGCCAATTAGAAACACTCTGAGAGATCCGGCAGATACATGGTTTTTACTCTCGCGCTTCGTAACTTGTTGCACGATCGCGTTCGCTTGGCGGTTACGCTTATTGGTATTCTTTTCTCCATCGTCCTTGTGGCTGTGCAACTCGGTTTATACCTCGGGTCGAGCCGGATGATCACGGCCAATATTGCCCGCTCGAACGCAGACCTCATCGTGACGACCTTCGGCGCTAAAAGCTTCGAAGACGGCGGTCTCCTGTTGGGCGATCGCGAGCGTCACCAGGCGCTGGCGACCCCCGGCGTCGAAAGCGTCGTGCCTTTGGTCGTCGCCTTCGCAGAATGGCGCAAGCCCGAAGGCGGTTCCTCGCGTGTGGTTCTTATCGGCGCCGATGCTGACGATCAGGGCCTCGTTCCTTGGGGCCTGACGCAAGGAACGGTTGAAGACATCAAGGCGCCCGACGCCATCGCCGTTGATCGCACGTACCTGAGCGAGCTCGGCGTCAACGGCGTCGGCGACACGGCCCAGGCCGCGAACGGCCGCGTCAAGATCCGGGCACTGACGGAAGGCATCCGCTCCTTCACGCAATCGCCTTATGCATACACGACGCTCAGCCGTGCTCGGCAGTTGCTCGGCGTCGATGACGATAAGACAACTTTCCTGCTCGTGAAGCTTGCTCCCGGAGCGAACATCACCAACGTTCAAAAAGATCTCGCGCATCGCCTCGATTCAGCTGACGTGCTGACCAAGGACGAATTCGAAAGCCGCAGCCTCAAGCAA
Protein-coding sequences here:
- a CDS encoding DUF2147 domain-containing protein — encoded protein: MNFHLRFIVMRSFNIANCSAAALVAATCLLGTTIRPAPAAADPQEVGVWYDDTGKGAVKIEICTPTTLCGKIYWLQEPMAGDGQPKVDRYNPDASQRTRPICGLPVLGDLEQLSGGGFDNGWVYDPKEGKSYSVALDLVGPDTLKVTGYKGMRFLGKSFIWTRAPADLPSCAPDAASAPEAVHPGDAKKQKQATGATKKPSKTASGTSASGASKAGATDVAAATHKKKKPPEKAVATQPQPKAQPPVASN
- a CDS encoding ABC transporter permease, whose amino-acid sequence is MVFTLALRNLLHDRVRLAVTLIGILFSIVLVAVQLGLYLGSSRMITANIARSNADLIVTTFGAKSFEDGGLLLGDRERHQALATPGVESVVPLVVAFAEWRKPEGGSSRVVLIGADADDQGLVPWGLTQGTVEDIKAPDAIAVDRTYLSELGVNGVGDTAQAANGRVKIRALTEGIRSFTQSPYAYTTLSRARQLLGVDDDKTTFLLVKLAPGANITNVQKDLAHRLDSADVLTKDEFESRSLKQWLFRTGAGLALIGGAILGSLVGTVIVAQTLYSSTKDHIHEFATLRALGSSRGYIYKVILAQAGLSAIMGYVLGMVIALLILYLSRNSSLPLVMTPGLAFWLFALTLFMCAISALSAIVKVTKIDPATVFAR
- a CDS encoding carboxylesterase, which produces MKNQEKFQPPRGSVYIPGGKSGVLLVHSLGGSPLEMKAVAHALSRKGLTVYCPVVPGLTFGTDVSGLSTWQDWYKSVSDAFDHLRSVCDNVIIGGASAGSILALRLAAYRQDQACGVMLYAPTLAVNGWAIPKAIKLFHLVTDKWTARLFKFRTPAPYGIKDERVRKFALDSMRGTDNMPADITERGGGTVYEFFCLVRNVRPMLPLVKLHTLIFHPRHDDQSDIKNTMALQRQLGGMVEVSVLDDSYHLVTLDRQRGYVVDRTMEFVDRVLARQADKVAVQKPASTGTKQLGAAE